The proteins below come from a single Clarias gariepinus isolate MV-2021 ecotype Netherlands chromosome 17, CGAR_prim_01v2, whole genome shotgun sequence genomic window:
- the LOC128545709 gene encoding mucin-5AC-like, producing MLWAMIRFYLLSIALVFCGYTDGFNVWNRTSILDWQAGRSNVTWSQNFQLATPGQLELPSRKGPNGNDGSGNFGNAVLTSEVQPAQRDSSFVQSSGGVAHIKQILNTYGQAAPSHQSNDSSQSSGFYWNGFIKPGNCGHLPSQHWPEENLPGFQSPSSSQVLGFQTQLYQPSSPTQLSAGQSASAFQAQVPSASTPYQALSWHVSQDQSVPSSQSVVATNPTQSYQPNIPTQVLAGQSALPSQSMGALNLYQGLTSGRYLASLGQGIPHSPESVATTNQISGFQNTYWPNTPVSSSQTISLPQSSSASQLFQGQTSGMSSISQDQGIPSSPQSIDTSSQIISSQTQSSFQPSTTTQLLLGQSDLPSQPIGGSSLYQGLTSGRYLALLGQSIPSSQSVVPTSQITDAQAQSLQPSTTTQALTGQSAISQDQSLQALAAYPVQASAWYTTSQGRIPSQVSGFQAQSYQPSTATQFLPGQSASPVQSMGASTLYQALTSGRYLASPGQGVPSSQSVVTTSQVTDAQAQSFQPSTTAQVLSGQSAAQDQSVQSSNLPQTSGWYTILLGKMIPSSQVSGVQTGLVIPFSSTQGLPGPSASTAPLQPLDALPQYQMQGSSRTPYWANRTWTTASQSDSMSRSQGSYVTESSGNNKWYSVLQGQIMPSSSGLQVQPFQPSTATQVLSGQSASVQSTGDSTLYQGLTSGRYLASLGQGIPPSPQPVATTNQISGFQNTYWPNTPVSSSQTISLPQSSSASQLFQGQTSGMSSISQDQSIPSSSQSMDTSSQITSSQTQSSFQPSTTTQVLTEQSALAPSQSLGNSPLCSSPTPGWYTTLLGKMIPYSQMSAFQTALQQPSSTSRPAASQAQSMGDSPLYQGLTSNINLTSQYQRTPSSFQSVAALNQISGIQNQTSYWPSAMWVLPGDTRIAQIQSLGNPVSYPSQTSAWNTFLQSKIPSSQVSGFQVPSLYQPSTTQILAGQSDSTALLPSLGPVLYQGQALSRYNSQDQSFPSYFPSVATNQISGALSQPSFQPSSTTVASASELSPSQAQSSSASAWYQGPTFGSLAAQSQNIPSSSQSVVPTNQFSRFQNLMFQPNTAQAWNQSGSTPQGAPQKIAGITLQGTLPQLSSYGKKWPVTQ from the exons ATGTTATGGGCAATGATAAG gttctATCTGCTTTCCATTGCTTTAGTTTTTTGTGGATATACAGATGGATTTAATG TGTGGAATAGAACATCCATCCTTGATTGGCAGGCTGGACGTTCTAATGTCACATGGAGCCAAAATTTTCAACTTGCTACACCTGGTCAACTTGAGCTACCTTCCAGAAAAGGTCCAAATGGAAATGATGGCAGTGGAAACTTTGGAAATGCTGTGCTTACTTCGGAAGTCCAACCTGCTCAACGTGACTCTAGTTTTGTTCAGTCTTCTGGTGGTGTTGCTCATATCAAACAAATACTAAATACTTATGGTCAAGCTGCTCCCAGCCACCAGTCTAATGATTCATCTCAGTCTTCAGGATTTTATTGGAATGGGTTTATCAAGCCTGGTAACTGTGGCCATTTGCCATCTCAGCATTGGCCAGAAGAAAATCTGCCTGGATTTCAAAGTCCATCCTCTTCCCAAGTGCTAGGATTTCAGACCCAGTTATACCAACCTAGCTCCCCAACACAATTATCTGCAGGCCAGTCTGCTTCTGCCTTTCAGGCACAGGTTCCAAGTGCTTCAACACCGTATCAAGCTTTAAGCTGGCATGTTTCACAAGACCAAAGCGTTCCCTCCTCCCAGTCTGTAGTCGCAACAAACCCGACCCAGTCATACCAGCCCAACATCCCAACACAGGTTTTGGCAGGCCAGTCTGCTTTGCCGTCTCAGTCTATGGGTGCTTTAAATTTGTATCAAGGTCTAACTTCTGGCAGGTATCTGGCTTCTCTGGGTCAGGGCATTCCACACTCCCCCGAGTCTGTGGCCACCACAAACCAAATATCTGGATTCCAGAACACTTACTGGCCTAACACACCAGTTTCTTCAAGCCAGACTATCTCTCTTCCTCAGAGCTCAAGTGCTTCACAGCTGTTTCAAGGGCAAACCTCAGGCATGTCCAGCATTTCACAGGACCAGGGCATTCCATCCTCCCCCCAGTCTATCGACACCTCCAGCCAGATAATTTCATCACAAACCCAGTCATCCTTCCAGCCTAGCACCACAACACAGCTTTTGTTGGGCCAGTCTGATTTGCCATCTCAGCCTATAGGTGGTTCATCTTTGTATCAAGGTCTAACTTCTGGCAGGTATCTGGCTTTGCTTGGTCAGAGCATTCCATCCTCTCAGTCTGTGGTCCCCACAAGCCAGATAACTGATGCTCAGGCCCAATCTTTGCAGCCTAGCACCACAACACAGGCTTTGACAGGACAGTCTGCTATTTCTCAGGATCAATCCTTGCAGGCTTTGGCTGCCTATCCAGTTCAGGCATCTGCCTGGTACACAACTTCACAGGGTCGGATTCCTTCACAAGTCTCTGGATTCCAGGCTCAGTCATACCAGCCAAGCACTGCAACACAGTTCTTACCTGGTCAATCTGCTTCTCCTGTTCAGTCTATGGGTGCTTCAACATTGTATCAAGCTCTAACTTCTGGCAGGTATCTTGCTTCACCAGGTCAGGGTGTTCCATCCTCTCAGTCTGTGGTCACCACAAGCCAGGTCACTGATGCTCAGGCCCAATCTTTCCAACCTAGCACTACAGCACAAGTTTTGTCAGGCCAGTCTGCTGCTCAGGATCAATCCGTTCAATCTTCAAATCTACCCCAGACCTCTGGCTGGTACACCATTTTACTGGGTAAGATGATTCCATCTTCCCAAGTTTCTGGAGTCCAGACAGGCTTGGTAATTCCCTTTAGCTCAACACAGGGTTTGCCAGGACCATCTGCTTCTACTGCCCCATTGCAGCCCTTGGATGCTTTACCACAGTATCAAATGCAAGGCTCCAGCAGGACACCATACTGGGCTAACAGAACATGGACTACAGCAAGCCAGTCTGATTCTATGTCTCGGTCTCAAGGCAGCTATGTGACTGAATCTTCAGGGAATAATAAATGGTACAGTGTTTTACAGGGTCAGATAATGCCATCCTCTTCTGGGTTGCAGGTGCAACCATTCCAGCCAAGTACTGCAACACAGGTTTTATCTGGTCAATCTGCTTCTGTTCAATCTACGGGTGATTCAACACTGTATCAAGGTCTAACTTCTGGCAGGTATCTGGCTTCTCTGGGTCAGGGCATTCCACCCTCCCCCCAGCCTGTGGCCACCACAAACCAAATATCTGGATTCCAGAACACTTACTGGCCTAACACACCAGTTTCTTCAAGCCAGACGATCTCTCTTCCCCAAAGCTCAAGTGCTTCACAGCTGTTTCAAGGGCAAACCTCAGGCATGTCCAGCATTTCACAAGACCAGAGCATTCCATCCTCCTCCCAGTCTATGGACACCTCAAGCCAGATAACTTCATCACAAACCCAGTCATCATTTCAGCCTAGCACCACAACTCAGGTTTTGACAGAGCAGTCTGCTCTTGCTCCATCTCAATCCTTGGGAAATTCACCTTTGTGTTCAAGTCCGACACCTGGTTGGTACACCACTTTGTTGGGTAAGATGATTCCATACTCTCAAATGTCTGCTTTTCAGACTGCGTTACAACAGCCTAGCTCCACAAGTCGGCCTGCTGCATCTCAGGCTCAGTCCATGGGTGACTCACCACTTTATCAAGGTCTAACCTCTAACATCAATCTGACATCACAGTACCAAAGAACCCCATCCTCCTTTCAGTCTGTTGCTGCCCTGAATCAAATATCTGGAATTCAGAACCAGACATCATACTGGCCAAGTGCAATGTGGGTTTTGCCAGGAGATACTCGTATTGCTCAGATTCAGTCCTTGGGAAATCCAGTTTCATATCCAAGTCAAACCTCTGCCTGGAACACCTTTTTGCAGAGTAAGATTCCATCTTCCCAAGTGTCTGGATTCCAGGTCCCATCATTATACCAGCCTAGCACAACACAGATTTTGGCAGGCCAGTCTGACTCTACTGCTCTTTTGCCATCCTTGGGTCCTGTGCTGTATCAAGGGCAAGCCTTAAGCAGGTACAATTCACAGGATCAAAGCTTTCCATCATACTTCCCATCTGTGGCTACAAACCAGATATCTGGAGCTCTGTCCCAGCCATCATTTCAGCCCAGTTCCACAACAGTGGCTTCTGCAAGCGAGCTTTCACCTTCTCAAGCTCAGTCCTCAAGTGCTTCAGCATGGTACCAGGGTCCAACCTTTGGGTCTCTGGCAGCACAGAGCCAGAACATTCCATCCTCTTCTCAGTCTGTAGTCCCCACAAACCAATTTTCCAGATTCCAGAACCTGATGTTTCAACCCAATACAGCACAGGCTTGGAATCAGTCTGGTTCTACCCCTCAAGGTGCCCCACAAAAAATTGCAGGTATTACTCTCCAGGGTACTTTACCCCAGTTAAGCAGCTATGGCAAGAAGTGGCCAGTAACCCAGTGA